A region from the Campylobacter blaseri genome encodes:
- a CDS encoding RecB-like helicase gives MRLDIKENYKSLKASAGSGKTFALSIRYIALFLSGVNAKNILALTFTKKTANEMQERVIDNFLNLHTDKKKNELSEIARILNTDEKDILEKRNALRNEFLRSDIKISTFDSFFSTILRAFALNFGLNANYEIEPDLQDIINKKFVEDISKDKNLTLNLANFITQTHSNLSSFLNSLSQISSEGVEFNKGSTSFPDDSKLENAKAKIINFCKNIIKEEDKKLLTETRKTQISNIEKTKNQAENLISKIDKNNFSILQESFMERDSLSYRTFGRLFEQSSDLDVHYLNFKNELKEYLVAFEKYKINEFAKIVGLFNSVKNRTIKDLNTITFNDLSTIIYSLLSDRAMIDMVYFRLDSKIEHILIDEFQDTNVIQYKIMLPLIEEVISGVGQKDNIGSFFYVGDIKQSIYRFRGGKKELFDHLANSYKQINVDSLEYNFRSKKLLVNFINDTFRDKVFGYVDQKVSKKENLTGGYIKAIDVEDSDKDSDEYDNEAVLAQALKETKELLNKGATAENIAILCWKNDNIDRLKDMLLDEGINSSGEGSRKLFEVDKIKLILEYTKFCITKEQIYGKNVEKLSGATFKTLNLNYKKTTTQTLNYLIEQLGLGFDDKNILLLVEISKKYENIVEFAFSKDETLAINEGGAGVNLLTIHKSKGLEFNHVILCDNFSRGANDTDSFLLNYDVNSNEWEVKYRISGREKVDKDYEAFRKKIADLDRDENLNKLYVAFTRARNSLIIIKSNTSYSYFVNSKNSSNGILDIANFEIGEILKDEKKTIQKTKPEKKIELREVPAQKIDSVTTTKELNLKSINFGLAMHYALEMCEQFSKEEIDKAIKKSKNRFNKFLKEEEFIDLKLRLEILFSDEFFKSLTKNKRVFKEQPFKFEGKTGQIDLLTMSDEAINIIDYKSSLGFSDENISQVSEYKKVFSKFYPSAIVNGFIVYILKDKIQIDEI, from the coding sequence ATGCGATTAGATATAAAAGAGAATTACAAATCACTAAAAGCTAGTGCCGGTAGTGGAAAAACATTTGCACTATCCATAAGATATATAGCGCTTTTTCTAAGTGGCGTAAATGCAAAAAATATTTTAGCCCTAACATTTACAAAAAAAACAGCAAATGAGATGCAAGAAAGAGTTATAGATAATTTTTTAAATTTGCACACTGATAAGAAAAAAAATGAGCTTTCAGAGATAGCTAGAATTTTAAATACAGATGAGAAAGATATACTTGAAAAAAGAAATGCATTAAGGAATGAGTTTTTAAGAAGTGATATTAAAATTTCAACTTTTGACTCTTTTTTCTCAACTATACTTAGGGCTTTTGCTTTAAATTTTGGTCTAAATGCCAATTATGAAATAGAACCTGATTTGCAAGATATTATTAATAAAAAATTTGTAGAAGATATCTCAAAAGATAAAAATCTTACATTAAATTTAGCCAATTTCATAACCCAGACCCATTCAAATTTAAGTAGTTTTTTAAACTCTTTATCCCAAATATCAAGTGAAGGGGTGGAATTTAACAAAGGAAGCACTTCTTTTCCAGATGATAGTAAGTTAGAAAATGCTAAGGCTAAGATCATTAATTTTTGTAAAAATATTATAAAAGAAGAAGATAAAAAGCTTTTAACAGAAACTAGAAAAACACAGATAAGCAATATAGAAAAAACAAAAAATCAAGCAGAAAATTTGATATCAAAAATAGATAAAAATAACTTTTCAATACTTCAAGAAAGTTTTATGGAAAGAGATAGTTTAAGCTATAGAACTTTTGGTAGATTGTTTGAGCAAAGTAGCGATTTAGATGTGCATTATCTAAATTTTAAAAATGAACTTAAAGAGTATTTAGTAGCTTTTGAAAAGTATAAGATTAACGAGTTTGCAAAGATAGTAGGTTTATTTAATAGTGTAAAAAACAGGACCATCAAAGACTTAAACACAATAACTTTCAATGATCTTTCTACTATAATATATAGCCTTTTAAGCGATAGGGCGATGATAGATATGGTTTATTTTAGGCTTGATAGCAAGATAGAACATATTTTAATAGATGAATTTCAAGATACAAATGTTATACAATATAAAATTATGCTTCCTTTAATTGAAGAGGTTATATCAGGGGTTGGACAAAAAGATAACATTGGAAGTTTTTTTTATGTTGGAGATATTAAGCAAAGTATTTATAGATTTAGAGGTGGAAAAAAAGAGCTTTTTGATCACCTTGCAAATAGCTATAAACAGATAAATGTTGATAGTTTGGAATATAATTTTAGAAGCAAGAAGTTGCTAGTTAATTTTATAAACGACACCTTTAGAGATAAGGTTTTTGGGTATGTGGATCAAAAAGTTAGCAAAAAAGAAAATCTAACTGGCGGATATATAAAAGCTATAGACGTAGAAGACAGCGACAAAGATAGTGATGAGTATGACAACGAAGCCGTTTTAGCTCAAGCACTAAAAGAGACAAAAGAGTTACTAAACAAAGGTGCAACTGCTGAAAATATAGCCATCTTATGTTGGAAAAATGACAATATAGATAGGCTAAAAGATATGCTTTTAGATGAGGGTATAAACTCTAGTGGCGAAGGTAGCAGGAAGCTTTTTGAAGTTGATAAAATCAAGCTAATTTTGGAATATACAAAATTTTGTATAACAAAAGAGCAGATATATGGTAAAAATGTAGAAAAGCTAAGTGGAGCTACTTTTAAGACATTAAATCTTAATTATAAAAAAACCACAACACAAACTTTAAACTATTTAATAGAACAATTAGGACTTGGCTTTGATGATAAAAACATACTACTTCTTGTAGAAATTTCTAAAAAATATGAAAATATAGTTGAGTTTGCTTTTTCCAAAGATGAAACACTAGCTATAAATGAAGGCGGAGCGGGCGTTAACTTGCTTACTATTCATAAGTCAAAAGGACTTGAGTTTAACCATGTAATATTATGTGATAATTTCTCTAGAGGTGCTAATGATACAGATAGCTTTTTATTAAATTACGATGTAAATAGCAATGAGTGGGAGGTTAAATACAGGATAAGTGGTAGAGAAAAAGTAGATAAAGACTATGAGGCATTTAGAAAAAAGATTGCAGATTTAGATAGAGATGAGAATTTAAATAAACTATATGTTGCCTTTACCAGGGCTAGAAATTCTTTAATAATTATAAAATCAAACACCTCTTATAGTTATTTTGTAAATAGCAAAAATAGTTCTAATGGTATTTTAGATATTGCTAATTTTGAAATAGGAGAGATTTTAAAAGATGAGAAAAAAACAATTCAAAAGACAAAACCTGAAAAAAAGATAGAGTTAAGAGAGGTTCCAGCTCAGAAAATAGATAGTGTAACAACTACAAAAGAGTTGAATCTAAAATCTATAAATTTTGGACTAGCTATGCACTATGCTTTAGAGATGTGTGAACAATTTTCTAAAGAAGAGATAGATAAAGCTATAAAAAAATCAAAAAACAGATTTAATAAATTCTTAAAAGAAGAGGAATTTATAGATTTAAAATTACGATTGGAAATTCTTTTTAGCGATGAGTTTTTTAAATCTTTGACTAAAAATAAAAGAGTATTTAAAGAACAACCCTTTAAATTTGAAGGAAAAACTGGACAAATAGATCTTCTTACTATGAGTGATGAGGCGATTAACATTATAGATTATAAAAGCTCTTTGGGGTTTAGCGATGAAAATATCTCACAAGTGTCAGAATATAAAAAAGTCTTTTCTAAATTTTATCCAAGTGCAATAGTAAATGGCTTTATAGTGTACATTTTAAAAGATAAAATCCAAATAGATGAAATTTAA
- the rpsI gene encoding 30S ribosomal protein S9, which translates to MATVYATGKRKRAVAKVWLKPGSGKISVNGMDLNSWLGGHEIAKLKVVQPLLATKQETSMDIKASTQGGGYNAQAEALRHGISKALADMDADFRALLKPKGLLTRDSRVVERKKFGRRKARRSPQFSKR; encoded by the coding sequence ATGGCTACAGTTTATGCAACAGGAAAAAGAAAAAGAGCAGTAGCAAAAGTATGGCTTAAACCAGGCAGTGGTAAAATTTCTGTAAACGGAATGGATTTAAACTCTTGGTTAGGCGGACATGAGATTGCAAAACTAAAGGTTGTTCAGCCACTACTTGCTACAAAACAAGAGACATCTATGGATATTAAAGCTTCAACTCAAGGTGGCGGATATAATGCACAAGCAGAAGCTTTAAGACATGGTATCTCAAAAGCCTTAGCAGATATGGATGCTGATTTTAGAGCTTTACTTAAACCAAAAGGACTTTTAACTAGAGATAGTAGAGTTGTTGAAAGAAAGAAATTTGGTAGAAGAAAAGCTAGAAGAAGTCCTCAATTCTCTAAGAGATAA
- the rplM gene encoding 50S ribosomal protein L13, with protein MTKITKPSDVKRDWVVIDATGKRFGRMLTEVATLLRGKHKPSYTPNVDCGDYVIIINAGKATYTGLNKGSDKLYHRHSGYFGSVKSEKFEDLLEKNPVKLYKLAVRGMLPKTKLGREMLKKLKVYEGNEHPHTAQISKKGN; from the coding sequence ATGACAAAAATTACAAAACCAAGCGATGTTAAACGCGACTGGGTTGTGATAGATGCAACAGGTAAGAGATTTGGTAGAATGCTTACAGAAGTTGCAACTCTTTTAAGAGGAAAACATAAACCAAGCTATACACCAAATGTTGATTGCGGGGATTATGTTATTATCATAAACGCAGGCAAAGCAACATATACAGGGCTAAACAAAGGTTCAGACAAATTATATCACAGACACTCGGGATATTTTGGAAGTGTAAAAAGTGAAAAATTTGAAGATTTGCTTGAAAAAAATCCTGTAAAATTATATAAATTAGCAGTAAGAGGAATGCTTCCAAAAACAAAACTAGGAAGAGAGATGCTTAAAAAATTAAAAGTATATGAAGGTAACGAGCACCCTCATACAGCACAAATAAGTAAAAAAGGAAATTAA
- a CDS encoding HAD family hydrolase yields MKKPTILFDLDGTLIDSTQSILDGFKFAFLENNIKYPCDEFVKNLIGYPLEIMFKNLGVKADQIDELVKSYKKRYRTTYLEKTTLLPEAEKSILMAYEFADIGVVTTKTSKYSRVLLENLGIAYYFKVIIGRDDVVNPKPDAEPILKALKNMQKDRLQAYMIGDTKLDALAALSAKIQPICVTCGYGKKEDLLKHTNQVFDKTIDAVQFIKKELN; encoded by the coding sequence ATGAAAAAACCTACTATACTTTTTGACCTTGATGGAACCCTCATTGATTCAACCCAGTCCATACTAGATGGCTTTAAATTTGCATTCTTAGAAAATAACATTAAATATCCCTGTGATGAATTCGTAAAAAACCTTATAGGCTATCCATTAGAAATTATGTTTAAAAATCTTGGCGTAAAAGCAGATCAAATTGATGAGTTAGTTAAAAGTTATAAAAAAAGATATCGAACAACCTATTTAGAAAAAACTACACTATTGCCTGAAGCAGAAAAATCAATTCTTATGGCTTATGAATTTGCTGACATAGGTGTTGTTACTACAAAAACTTCAAAATACTCTAGAGTGTTACTAGAAAATTTAGGCATTGCCTATTATTTTAAAGTGATTATTGGCAGAGATGATGTGGTAAACCCAAAGCCCGATGCTGAGCCAATTTTAAAAGCATTAAAAAATATGCAAAAAGACAGATTACAAGCATATATGATAGGCGATACAAAACTTGATGCTTTGGCTGCATTATCTGCAAAAATACAGCCTATTTGTGTTACATGTGGTTATGGCAAAAAAGAAGATCTCCTCAAACATACAAATCAAGTTTTTGATAAAACTATAGATGCTGTACAATTTATTAAAAAAGAATTAAATTAA
- a CDS encoding DUF2325 domain-containing protein yields the protein MSVLVVGADEITPIKAVLSDLGASKIEHWDARNENRVNRKSIPLDTDCIVMLTSFLNHNTMKKIKNDAKKRKIPIVCAKRSVSCVFCEFCKIFDLDREFGCSK from the coding sequence ATGTCAGTTCTTGTAGTAGGCGCAGATGAAATAACGCCAATAAAAGCGGTTTTATCGGATTTAGGAGCTAGCAAAATAGAGCATTGGGATGCTAGAAATGAAAATAGAGTAAATAGAAAATCAATACCTTTAGATACAGACTGTATTGTTATGCTAACATCTTTTTTAAATCACAATACTATGAAAAAGATTAAAAATGATGCTAAAAAAAGAAAAATACCAATAGTTTGTGCTAAAAGAAGTGTAAGTTGTGTATTTTGCGAATTTTGTAAAATTTTTGATTTAGATAGAGAATTTGGTTGTTCTAAGTAA
- the nifJ gene encoding pyruvate:ferredoxin (flavodoxin) oxidoreductase, with translation MSKNMKTMDGNEAAAYVSYAFTEVAGIYPITPSSPMADYTDVWAAQGKKNLFGMPVKVVEMQSEAGAAGTVHGSLQAGALTTTYTASQGLLLKIPNMYKIAGQLLPGVIHVAARSIAAQALSIFGDHQDIYAARQTGFAILASDSVQEVMDIGGVAHLAAIKGRVPFMHFFDGFRTSHEIQKVEVMDYSHFDRLVDYDAIQKFRDDSLNPENPKTRGTAQNDDIYFQTRELSNRYYNALPDIVANYLKEISKITGRDYKPFDYYGDKDATRIIVAMGSVNQTIEEVVDYLNSKGEKVGLIKVRLYRPFSLKYLFDVMPKTVEKIAVLDRTKEPGSLGEPLYLDIKAAFYGKEKAPKIVGGRYGLSSKDVDPAQMIAVYDNLKKEEPENGFTVGIVDDVTFTSLDVKEKISLSGDDTIECLFYGLGADGTVGANKNSIKIIGDKTDLYVQAYFAYDSKKSGGYTRSHLRFGKEPIRSTYLVSNPHFVACSVAGYLDIYDVIDGIRENGIFLLNSIWDAKETVSRIPNKVKKILAKRNVEFYIINATKLANEIGLGNRTNTIMQSAFFKLAKIIPFDDAKEYMKEYAAKTYAKKGEKIIQMNYRAIDEGSDKLVRVEIDPSWAELDEEIKIEDKYIGNDFIENVVKPINAARGDSLPVSAFLGYEDGSFESGTTQYEKRGIGVTVPKWIETNCIQCNQCAFVCPHAVIRPFLINEEEEKNAPKGMVDKLLEAKGKEVKGLKYKIQVSPLDCTGCNLCAEVCPSKEKSLVMVPLGEELEKNEQEYADYLFKNVTYKDDLMNKDSVKGIGFAEPYFEFHAACPGCGETPYLTLVTRMFGDHMIVANATGCSSIYGASAPSMPYKKNKDGKGVAWGNSLFEDNAEFGMGMKVASDTIRHRIEDIMLRTKDKVPNALSALYNDWIEYKDDSEKSPALSRKLVEILEQNRDSEGAKELLSLKNYFSKKSQWIIGGDGWAYDIGYGGLDHVLASGEDINILVLDTEVYSNTGGQSSKASRTGSVAEFTASGKPVKRKDLGQLAMTYGNIFVAQINSNASQANTIKAIKAAEAYKGPSLIIAYSPCIAHGMKGGLSSSGNQGALATKCGYWPTYVYDPTLIKEGKNPIKITSKEPDFDLYDEFLMNETRYSSLKKSNPDKADKLFQKNKKDAQQNYRQLKRLASADYSDEFES, from the coding sequence ATGAGTAAAAATATGAAAACAATGGATGGGAATGAAGCAGCAGCTTATGTCTCATATGCTTTTACAGAGGTTGCGGGAATTTATCCTATAACCCCATCATCTCCGATGGCTGACTACACTGATGTTTGGGCTGCGCAAGGGAAGAAAAATCTTTTTGGGATGCCTGTAAAGGTTGTAGAAATGCAAAGCGAAGCAGGTGCGGCAGGAACCGTTCATGGCTCGCTTCAAGCAGGAGCTTTAACTACTACATACACAGCTTCACAAGGGCTTTTACTTAAAATTCCAAATATGTATAAAATTGCAGGGCAATTGCTTCCTGGGGTTATACATGTTGCAGCAAGGTCAATTGCAGCACAAGCATTATCTATATTTGGTGATCATCAAGATATTTATGCTGCTAGACAAACTGGTTTTGCAATTTTAGCAAGCGATAGTGTTCAAGAGGTTATGGATATAGGCGGAGTGGCACATCTTGCTGCTATAAAAGGCAGAGTTCCTTTTATGCATTTTTTTGATGGATTTAGAACTAGTCATGAAATCCAAAAAGTTGAAGTTATGGATTATAGCCATTTTGATAGGTTAGTTGATTATGATGCTATTCAAAAATTTAGAGATGATTCTTTAAATCCTGAAAATCCAAAAACTAGAGGAACTGCTCAAAACGATGATATATATTTTCAAACAAGAGAACTTTCTAATAGGTATTATAATGCCTTACCTGATATAGTTGCCAATTATTTAAAAGAAATTTCAAAAATAACAGGTAGAGATTATAAGCCATTTGATTATTATGGAGATAAAGATGCAACTAGAATTATAGTTGCTATGGGTTCTGTAAACCAAACAATAGAAGAGGTTGTGGACTATCTAAATAGCAAAGGAGAAAAAGTGGGTCTTATAAAAGTTCGTCTTTATAGGCCATTTAGTTTGAAATACCTTTTTGATGTTATGCCAAAAACAGTTGAAAAAATTGCAGTTTTAGATAGAACAAAAGAGCCTGGAAGTTTAGGTGAGCCTCTTTATCTTGATATAAAAGCGGCATTTTATGGTAAAGAAAAAGCACCTAAAATAGTAGGCGGAAGATATGGACTTAGCTCAAAAGATGTTGATCCTGCACAAATGATAGCTGTTTATGACAATCTTAAAAAAGAAGAGCCTGAAAATGGGTTTACTGTTGGGATTGTTGATGATGTTACATTTACATCTTTGGATGTTAAAGAAAAAATTTCTTTAAGTGGTGATGATACAATTGAATGTTTATTTTACGGTCTTGGTGCAGATGGAACAGTTGGGGCAAATAAAAACTCAATTAAAATTATAGGAGATAAAACAGATCTATATGTGCAAGCATATTTCGCATACGATTCTAAAAAATCAGGAGGATATACAAGGAGCCATTTAAGATTTGGTAAAGAGCCAATTCGCTCTACATACCTTGTTTCAAATCCACATTTTGTCGCGTGTTCTGTTGCTGGATATTTAGATATATACGATGTGATTGATGGAATTAGAGAAAATGGTATTTTCTTACTAAACTCTATATGGGATGCTAAAGAGACAGTTAGTAGAATTCCAAACAAAGTTAAAAAGATATTAGCTAAGAGAAATGTTGAGTTTTATATTATAAATGCTACAAAGCTTGCAAATGAGATAGGTCTTGGGAATAGAACAAATACCATTATGCAATCAGCATTTTTTAAATTAGCTAAAATCATACCTTTTGATGACGCTAAAGAGTATATGAAAGAATATGCAGCTAAAACTTACGCAAAAAAAGGTGAAAAAATAATTCAAATGAATTATAGGGCAATTGACGAGGGTTCTGATAAGTTAGTAAGAGTTGAAATAGATCCTTCTTGGGCAGAGCTTGATGAAGAGATAAAGATTGAAGATAAATATATTGGAAATGATTTTATAGAAAATGTGGTAAAACCTATAAATGCTGCGCGTGGAGATAGTTTACCAGTATCTGCTTTTTTAGGTTATGAAGATGGTAGTTTTGAGTCAGGAACAACCCAATATGAAAAAAGAGGTATAGGTGTAACTGTTCCAAAATGGATAGAGACAAATTGTATCCAATGTAATCAATGTGCTTTTGTCTGTCCTCATGCTGTGATAAGACCATTTTTAATCAATGAGGAAGAAGAGAAAAATGCACCAAAAGGTATGGTTGATAAACTATTAGAAGCCAAAGGAAAAGAAGTTAAAGGGTTGAAATATAAAATTCAAGTTAGCCCGCTTGATTGTACAGGCTGTAATCTTTGTGCTGAAGTTTGTCCTAGTAAAGAAAAATCACTTGTTATGGTTCCGCTTGGAGAAGAGCTTGAGAAAAATGAACAAGAATATGCCGATTATCTATTCAAAAATGTTACATATAAAGATGATTTGATGAATAAAGATAGCGTTAAAGGTATAGGATTTGCTGAGCCATATTTTGAGTTTCATGCTGCTTGTCCTGGGTGTGGTGAAACTCCATATTTAACACTTGTTACAAGAATGTTTGGTGATCATATGATAGTTGCAAATGCAACTGGATGCAGCTCTATTTATGGCGCTTCAGCACCATCTATGCCATATAAGAAAAACAAAGATGGAAAAGGCGTTGCATGGGGGAACTCTTTATTTGAGGATAATGCTGAATTTGGTATGGGAATGAAGGTAGCAAGTGATACAATAAGACATAGAATAGAAGATATTATGCTAAGAACAAAAGATAAAGTTCCAAATGCATTATCAGCACTATATAATGACTGGATAGAGTATAAAGATGATAGTGAAAAATCACCAGCACTTAGTAGAAAATTGGTAGAAATTTTAGAGCAAAATAGAGATAGCGAGGGAGCTAAAGAGCTTTTATCATTAAAAAACTATTTTTCTAAAAAATCACAATGGATTATTGGTGGAGATGGCTGGGCTTATGATATAGGTTATGGTGGATTAGATCATGTTTTAGCAAGTGGTGAAGACATAAATATTTTAGTTTTAGACACTGAGGTTTATTCAAATACAGGAGGACAAAGCTCTAAAGCTTCAAGAACTGGCTCAGTTGCAGAGTTTACAGCTTCTGGAAAACCTGTTAAAAGAAAAGACCTAGGTCAACTTGCCATGACTTATGGAAATATCTTTGTAGCGCAAATTAACTCAAATGCTTCGCAAGCTAATACTATAAAAGCAATAAAGGCTGCAGAGGCTTATAAGGGACCAAGTCTTATAATTGCCTATTCTCCATGTATAGCACATGGGATGAAAGGTGGGTTATCTTCTTCTGGAAACCAAGGTGCTCTTGCTACAAAATGTGGGTATTGGCCAACATATGTGTATGATCCAACTTTGATAAAAGAGGGAAAAAATCCAATTAAAATAACATCAAAAGAGCCTGATTTTGATTTATATGATGAGTTTTTAATGAATGAGACAAGATATAGCTCTCTTAAAAAATCAAATCCAGATAAGGCAGACAAGTTATTTCAAAAAAATAAAAAAGATGCACAGCAAAACTATAGGCAGTTAAAAAGATTAGCAAGTGCTGATTATAGCGATGAGTTTGAAAGTTAA
- a CDS encoding OmpA family protein codes for MKKILLALSLCASTAVLANDANYHWEFTPTVGGVLPEGNTNLDNSFTFGLRIAKNLKEGLWFDQIELGYDRVSKMRLDKVEGKKPDLDVYHLNLVKDFYQITDNLKLYGLVGGGYMDFDGKVMKNDKMKDFSSGFGQYGLGLKYYWADNFATKLEVRDAITFDDGYHFMFYTLGFGVDFGARSTAMAPAVENVIGDEDGDGVLDNVDKCPGTPAGVVVDEFGCEKVIRLNLGVNFGFDSAKIKPEYMNEIKKVSNFLVERPDYKVILEGHTDSTGNANYNKKLSEKRAASVKKALIDLGVSSEKISTIGYGEEQPIADNSTRAGRAENRRVDAKFRNQ; via the coding sequence ATGAAAAAAATTTTACTTGCACTTAGTTTATGTGCATCAACAGCAGTTTTAGCAAATGATGCTAATTATCATTGGGAGTTTACTCCAACAGTTGGTGGTGTTCTTCCTGAAGGAAACACTAATCTAGACAACTCTTTTACTTTTGGTTTAAGAATTGCTAAAAACCTTAAAGAGGGTTTATGGTTTGACCAAATTGAACTTGGTTATGACAGAGTTAGCAAAATGAGACTTGATAAGGTTGAAGGAAAAAAACCTGATCTTGATGTTTATCATTTAAATTTAGTTAAAGATTTTTATCAAATTACTGACAATTTAAAACTATACGGTTTAGTTGGCGGTGGTTATATGGACTTTGATGGTAAAGTTATGAAAAACGATAAAATGAAAGATTTTAGTAGTGGATTTGGTCAATATGGTCTTGGTCTAAAATACTACTGGGCAGATAACTTTGCTACAAAACTAGAAGTTAGAGATGCTATTACATTTGATGATGGATATCACTTTATGTTCTATACATTAGGATTTGGTGTTGATTTTGGCGCTAGATCAACAGCTATGGCTCCTGCGGTTGAGAATGTTATAGGTGATGAAGATGGTGATGGTGTTTTAGATAATGTCGATAAATGTCCAGGAACTCCAGCTGGTGTTGTAGTTGATGAGTTTGGTTGTGAAAAAGTTATCAGACTTAACCTAGGTGTAAACTTTGGGTTTGATAGTGCTAAAATCAAACCAGAATATATGAACGAAATTAAAAAAGTTTCAAATTTCTTAGTTGAAAGACCAGACTATAAAGTAATTCTTGAAGGACACACTGATAGTACAGGCAACGCAAACTATAATAAAAAACTATCAGAAAAAAGAGCTGCTAGTGTTAAAAAAGCATTAATTGACCTTGGTGTTAGTAGTGAAAAAATAAGCACAATTGGTTACGGTGAAGAACAACCAATTGCTGATAACTCTACAAGAGCTGGTAGAGCTGAAAACAGAAGAGTTGATGCTAAATTTAGAAATCAATAA
- the fldA gene encoding flavodoxin FldA has translation MKIAIVFGSSMGNTENAANLVKEKLGIELDVLNVADIDAKTLNEYDKLICGTSTWNAGDMQDDWDEFNFEALDLSGKTIAVFGVGDSDAYADEFCDGMAKLYHKLKEAGGNMVGAVSADGYSFEESEAIDENGDFVGLPLDYDNEEEKNDERISLWIEQIKEYFV, from the coding sequence ATGAAAATTGCGATTGTGTTTGGAAGCTCTATGGGAAATACAGAAAATGCTGCAAATTTAGTAAAAGAAAAACTAGGAATTGAACTAGATGTTTTAAATGTTGCTGATATTGATGCAAAAACATTGAATGAGTATGATAAGTTAATATGTGGAACCTCTACTTGGAATGCAGGAGATATGCAAGATGATTGGGATGAATTTAATTTTGAAGCACTTGATTTAAGCGGAAAAACCATCGCTGTATTTGGAGTTGGTGATAGTGATGCCTATGCAGATGAGTTTTGTGATGGAATGGCTAAGCTGTATCATAAGCTAAAAGAAGCAGGTGGCAATATGGTTGGTGCTGTAAGTGCTGATGGGTACAGTTTTGAAGAGAGTGAGGCTATAGATGAAAATGGTGATTTTGTTGGCTTGCCGCTTGATTATGATAATGAAGAAGAAAAAAATGACGAGAGAATTTCATTATGGATTGAGCAGATAAAAGAGTATTTTGTTTAA